From the genome of Candidatus Palauibacter australiensis, one region includes:
- a CDS encoding circularly permuted type 2 ATP-grasp protein, protein MSAVRFVDHGYADPDPAISAGSGPFRHYELDSAFHDELFHEDGSPRARARRLGTALSRIPPEDLERLQDGVYRRFVHEGITFTVLGVEDVSEQIIPIDCVPRLITAEEWDHIERGLKQRLTALNLFLNDVYHDGKSLRDGIVPVDLVLGCPQYRLEMRELKVPHDVYVAVCGTDIVRAGDTFAVLEDNLRVPSGVSYMLACRTAMKWAFPYLYRAYGVREVADYPERLYSTLASLSRTAETPRMAVLTPGRYNSAYYEHAFLAGEMGVDLVEGRDLVVHDATLYARTAAGLRRIDVLYRRIDDDFLDPVAFRDDSVLGAAGLFHAYRAGNLVLANAPGTGVADDKALYAYVPRIIRYFLDEEPILANVETHLCREPDGLAYTLDNLKELVVKEVGGSGGYGMLVGPHATKAERKAFAEHLRNDPANYISQPVLPLSRAGCFVDGRLEPRHVDLRPFVLQGSEEQHVVPGGLCRVALRKGSLVVNSSQGGGCKDLWILRE, encoded by the coding sequence ATGTCGGCGGTAAGGTTCGTCGATCACGGCTATGCCGACCCGGACCCCGCGATCTCGGCGGGGTCCGGGCCGTTCCGCCATTACGAACTGGATTCCGCGTTTCACGACGAGCTGTTTCACGAGGACGGTAGCCCCAGGGCTCGGGCGCGCCGGCTCGGCACCGCCCTCTCCAGGATCCCCCCCGAAGATCTGGAGCGGCTCCAGGACGGAGTGTACCGTCGCTTCGTCCATGAGGGGATCACGTTCACGGTCCTCGGCGTCGAAGATGTCTCGGAGCAGATCATCCCCATCGACTGCGTGCCGCGTCTCATCACCGCCGAGGAGTGGGACCACATCGAGCGAGGGCTGAAGCAGCGCCTCACGGCCCTCAACCTGTTCCTGAACGACGTCTACCACGACGGGAAGTCGCTGCGGGATGGCATCGTCCCGGTCGACCTCGTGCTCGGCTGTCCCCAGTACCGCCTCGAGATGCGGGAGCTGAAGGTGCCGCACGACGTGTACGTCGCCGTGTGCGGGACGGATATCGTGCGCGCGGGCGACACGTTCGCGGTGCTGGAGGATAATCTCCGCGTCCCGTCGGGCGTTTCCTACATGCTCGCTTGCCGCACGGCGATGAAGTGGGCCTTCCCCTACCTGTACCGAGCGTACGGGGTCCGCGAGGTGGCGGACTATCCGGAGCGGCTCTACTCGACCCTCGCGTCGCTCTCGCGGACCGCGGAGACACCTCGCATGGCGGTGCTGACGCCGGGCCGATACAACTCCGCCTACTACGAGCACGCGTTTCTAGCCGGCGAAATGGGCGTCGATCTGGTCGAAGGGCGGGATCTCGTCGTGCACGATGCGACGCTGTACGCCCGCACGGCCGCGGGTCTGCGGCGGATCGACGTGCTCTACCGGCGGATCGACGACGATTTTCTGGATCCGGTCGCTTTCCGGGACGACTCCGTGCTCGGGGCCGCCGGCCTCTTCCACGCCTACCGCGCCGGCAACCTGGTGCTCGCCAACGCGCCGGGCACGGGCGTCGCGGACGACAAGGCGCTGTACGCGTACGTCCCCCGCATCATCCGCTATTTCCTGGATGAAGAGCCGATTCTGGCCAACGTGGAGACCCACCTCTGCCGGGAGCCGGACGGCCTCGCCTACACGCTGGACAACCTGAAGGAACTCGTCGTCAAGGAGGTCGGCGGGAGCGGCGGCTACGGGATGCTCGTGGGCCCGCATGCGACGAAGGCCGAGCGGAAGGCGTTCGCCGAGCACCTGCGGAACGATCCGGCAAACTACATTTCGCAGCCGGTGCTGCCCCTTTCCCGCGCGGGCTGCTTCGTGGACGGACGGCTGGAGCCTCGCCACGTGGACCTGCGCCCCTTCGTCCTCCAGGGGAGCGAAGAGCAGCATGTCGTTCCGGGGGGCCTGTGCCGCGTCGCGCTGCGCAAGGGAAGCCTCGTCGTGAACTCCAGCCAGGGCGGAGGCTGCAAGGATCTCTGGATCCTCCGTGAGTAG
- a CDS encoding ammonium transporter, translating into MSTHQVRWFRRFAAGRSLATAALLSGAGLVLAPAVLAAQDVAGDLGFVLNTYSFLVWGVLVMWMCAGFTMLEAGSVRSKSASMICMKNIGLYAIAGLAYYVIGYNLMYVDVGSVIGSISLLYGPSAEEVALIEAVAADADVDAATAAVREAAGDNNYSVMSDWFFQMVFVATTASIVSGALAERVKLWTFFVFVGGLTAVIYPIVGAWTWGGGWLDQMGFSDFAGSTIVHSTGGWAALAGALVVGPRWGKYRKDGSIKPTPPSNIPAVTLGVFILWMGWFGFNGGSELALSGVVNAVSMSNILVNTNLAAAAGVITALCLSRSILGRVDLFATLNGAISGLVAITAGPNITNSLWAILIGAVGSLLCMFGLKLLEVRRIDDVVGAVPAHLFAGIWGTLATCIAAGGDFVPQLTGVAAVGAFVFSVSWIFWTVLDRTLGVRVSRSVESIGQDAAELGIDAYPEFILMVDPDDDNDFRDAD; encoded by the coding sequence GTGAGCACCCATCAGGTACGCTGGTTCCGCCGGTTCGCGGCGGGAAGGAGCCTTGCAACCGCCGCGCTGCTCTCCGGCGCGGGCCTCGTCCTGGCGCCGGCTGTCCTCGCCGCGCAGGACGTTGCCGGAGATCTCGGGTTCGTTCTCAACACGTACTCGTTCCTCGTCTGGGGCGTGCTCGTGATGTGGATGTGCGCCGGGTTCACGATGCTGGAAGCCGGGTCCGTGCGGTCCAAGAGCGCGTCCATGATCTGCATGAAGAACATCGGACTGTACGCCATCGCGGGTCTCGCCTACTACGTCATCGGCTACAACCTCATGTACGTCGATGTGGGGAGCGTGATCGGTTCGATCAGCCTCCTCTACGGCCCCTCCGCCGAGGAGGTCGCGCTCATCGAAGCGGTGGCGGCCGACGCCGACGTGGATGCGGCGACCGCAGCCGTGCGCGAAGCCGCGGGCGACAACAACTACTCCGTGATGTCGGACTGGTTCTTCCAGATGGTCTTCGTCGCCACGACCGCCTCGATCGTCTCCGGCGCGCTGGCGGAACGGGTGAAGCTCTGGACCTTCTTCGTCTTCGTGGGCGGGCTCACCGCGGTCATCTACCCGATCGTCGGCGCATGGACGTGGGGCGGCGGCTGGCTCGACCAGATGGGTTTCTCGGACTTCGCCGGTTCGACGATCGTGCACTCGACCGGCGGCTGGGCGGCGCTCGCCGGCGCGCTCGTCGTGGGTCCGCGCTGGGGCAAGTACCGCAAGGACGGCTCCATCAAGCCGACCCCCCCGTCGAACATCCCCGCGGTCACGCTGGGCGTGTTCATCCTCTGGATGGGCTGGTTCGGCTTCAACGGCGGCTCCGAACTCGCCCTTTCCGGCGTCGTCAACGCGGTATCGATGAGCAACATCCTCGTGAACACGAACCTCGCCGCCGCGGCCGGCGTCATCACGGCGCTCTGCCTGTCGCGGTCCATACTCGGCCGGGTCGACCTTTTCGCCACGCTCAACGGGGCGATCTCCGGCCTGGTGGCGATCACGGCGGGACCGAACATCACCAACTCGCTGTGGGCGATCCTGATCGGCGCCGTCGGCTCGCTCCTGTGCATGTTCGGCCTGAAGCTGCTGGAGGTGCGGCGGATCGACGACGTGGTCGGGGCCGTGCCCGCGCACCTGTTCGCCGGCATCTGGGGCACGCTCGCCACCTGCATCGCGGCCGGCGGCGATTTCGTCCCGCAGTTGACCGGCGTCGCGGCCGTCGGCGCGTTCGTCTTCTCCGTTTCCTGGATCTTCTGGACGGTGCTGGACAGGACGCTGGGCGTTCGCGTGTCGCGGAGCGTCGAGAGCATCGGCCAGGACGCGGCGGAACTCGGGATCGATGCCTATCCCGAATTCATCCTCATGGTGGATCCCGACGACGACAACGACTTCCGCGACGCGGACTGA
- a CDS encoding STAS domain-containing protein, whose product MNIETSYSGDTAVGVVSGRVDSSNAKDFDGELSGIIDGGATNLVLDCGSLRYISSAGLRALLIAIRKTNQAGGGLALCHVPENILEVLEVSGFVRLTKVFDTVEEAQASFK is encoded by the coding sequence ATGAACATTGAGACCAGCTATTCGGGAGATACCGCCGTAGGGGTGGTCAGCGGGCGCGTAGACTCCAGCAACGCCAAGGACTTCGACGGGGAGCTCTCCGGCATCATCGATGGGGGAGCGACCAACCTGGTCCTGGATTGCGGGAGCCTGCGCTACATCAGCAGTGCCGGGCTGCGGGCGCTGTTGATCGCCATCCGCAAGACCAACCAGGCCGGCGGCGGGCTCGCCCTGTGCCACGTCCCGGAGAATATCCTCGAAGTGCTGGAGGTCAGCGGTTTCGTCCGGCTGACCAAGGTCTTCGATACGGTCGAGGAAGCTCAGGCGAGCTTCAAGTAG
- a CDS encoding ATP-binding protein: MRIAVKPDPSEPRRVVDEVERFCLERGLSNDIVFRFQLSLDELLTNVISYGFEGVTGDPVITVDIRLGDADIEITIRDNGRPFNPLEDAETPDISLAAEDRPIGGLGIHLTKSFIDTLAYERVEGFNCLTLRQPLGAAGTEESPDEH; the protein is encoded by the coding sequence GTGCGGATCGCCGTCAAGCCGGACCCGAGCGAGCCACGTCGCGTAGTGGACGAGGTCGAGCGCTTCTGCCTCGAGCGCGGGCTTTCCAACGACATCGTCTTCCGTTTTCAGCTCTCGCTGGACGAACTCCTGACGAACGTCATCTCCTACGGATTCGAGGGAGTTACGGGGGATCCGGTCATCACGGTGGACATTCGGCTCGGAGACGCCGACATTGAGATCACGATTCGGGACAACGGCCGACCCTTCAACCCGCTTGAGGACGCGGAGACCCCCGACATAAGCCTTGCGGCGGAAGATCGTCCCATCGGGGGGCTTGGCATCCACCTTACGAAGTCTTTTATTGACACGCTTGCGTACGAGCGGGTCGAGGGTTTCAACTGCCTTACCCTAAGGCAGCCGCTGGGGGCTGCCGGAACCGAGGAATCGCCAGATGAACATTGA
- a CDS encoding SpoIIE family protein phosphatase, producing MPKILVVDDEPDLELLLRQKFRRRIRSGEFTLVFAQNGVEALSKLEKHDDVDVVLSDINMPEMDGLTLLAQLGELDRDLRAVMVTAYGDMKNIRTAMNRGAFDFVTKPIDFGDLETTIAKTLEHLAVMRAALRDRDALVALRQELGVAARMQESILPTNYPSDPRYELHAWMTPAREVGGDFYDFFRLEEDHMAIVMADVSGKGVPAAFFMMVSRTLLKGTAIGEADPSVCLDEVNRLLINENEESMFVTLFYTKFNPVNGQATFANAGHNLPFLIKASGEVEQIVSDPGLVLGIMSGVDFPKGSITLEPGDAVFFYTDGVTEAMNEDGVELGEKELAEVLGECHGSSAEDINRHVIRAVQEHAGEADQSDDITCLTLRYLGTPS from the coding sequence ATGCCGAAGATCCTGGTAGTAGACGACGAACCCGATCTGGAGCTGCTCCTCCGGCAGAAGTTCCGGCGCCGGATCCGCTCGGGCGAATTCACGCTGGTCTTCGCCCAGAACGGGGTCGAGGCCCTCTCGAAGTTGGAGAAACACGACGACGTCGACGTCGTGCTCTCCGACATCAACATGCCCGAGATGGACGGCCTCACGCTGCTGGCGCAACTGGGTGAACTCGACCGCGACCTCCGCGCCGTCATGGTGACGGCCTACGGGGACATGAAGAACATCCGCACCGCCATGAATCGCGGTGCCTTCGACTTCGTCACCAAGCCGATCGACTTCGGTGATCTGGAAACCACCATCGCCAAGACCTTGGAGCACCTCGCGGTGATGCGAGCCGCGCTTCGCGACCGGGACGCGCTGGTGGCGTTGCGCCAGGAGCTTGGCGTGGCGGCGAGGATGCAGGAGTCGATTCTGCCGACGAACTACCCCAGCGACCCGCGCTACGAACTCCATGCCTGGATGACGCCGGCCCGCGAAGTGGGAGGGGATTTCTACGACTTTTTCCGCCTCGAGGAAGACCACATGGCGATCGTCATGGCCGATGTCTCGGGCAAGGGCGTGCCGGCGGCCTTCTTCATGATGGTGAGCCGCACGCTGCTCAAGGGGACGGCAATCGGCGAGGCGGACCCCTCGGTCTGTCTCGACGAGGTGAACCGGCTTCTCATCAACGAGAACGAGGAGTCGATGTTCGTGACCCTCTTCTACACCAAGTTCAATCCCGTGAACGGTCAGGCCACGTTCGCGAACGCCGGGCACAATCTTCCGTTCCTCATCAAGGCGTCGGGAGAGGTCGAGCAGATCGTCTCCGATCCGGGACTCGTGCTCGGCATCATGTCCGGGGTCGATTTCCCCAAGGGGTCGATCACGCTTGAGCCGGGCGATGCCGTCTTCTTCTACACGGACGGCGTGACGGAGGCGATGAACGAGGATGGCGTCGAACTCGGCGAAAAGGAGCTGGCCGAGGTGCTGGGCGAATGCCACGGCTCGTCGGCGGAAGACATCAACCGGCACGTGATACGGGCGGTGCAGGAACATGCGGGAGAGGCGGACCAGTCCGACGACATCACCTGCCTGACCCTCCGGTACCTGGGGACGCCCTCCTGA
- a CDS encoding ABC transporter substrate-binding protein, giving the protein MRRRSFALAAVVAAGTLPGPAMSQQGEAATEGVYADSIVFGQSAALEGPAGELGRNMNLGIRAAFEEANREGGVHGRALRLIVRDDGYEPEPAVANTQELIEHGVFGLIGAVGTPTSAAAEPGASEAGVPYIGAFTGAGLLRGPDQRYVVNLRASYGQETKEMVDRLVDDLDFRRIAVFYQDDNYGLAGLTGVRSAMDERGMALVSEAPYMRNTRAVKRGLLDIQAGNPQAVIIIGAYIPVAHFIRWARKIGLDALFVNISFVGSYALLDELGRAGDGVVVTQVVPFPRDPSVPVVARYQAALRAVDPAARPGFVSLEGYLAGRLVVEALAAGDPDVRPSRESFLRTLAESGPIDLGGFTVEYGVEDNQGSDLVFLTVIREGEFVPVTRLSR; this is encoded by the coding sequence ATGCGGCGCCGGTCGTTCGCGCTCGCGGCCGTCGTCGCGGCCGGCACGCTGCCCGGCCCCGCCATGTCGCAGCAGGGCGAAGCCGCGACCGAGGGGGTGTACGCCGATTCCATCGTCTTCGGCCAGTCCGCGGCCCTCGAAGGGCCCGCCGGCGAACTGGGCCGCAACATGAACCTCGGCATCCGGGCCGCGTTCGAGGAAGCCAATCGGGAGGGCGGCGTCCACGGGCGCGCCCTCCGCCTCATCGTCCGCGACGACGGCTACGAACCCGAACCCGCCGTCGCCAACACGCAGGAACTCATCGAGCACGGCGTGTTCGGCCTCATCGGCGCCGTCGGCACGCCGACCTCCGCCGCCGCGGAACCCGGCGCGAGCGAAGCGGGCGTCCCCTACATCGGGGCGTTCACGGGCGCCGGCCTGCTGAGGGGCCCGGACCAGCGTTACGTCGTCAACCTCCGGGCGTCGTACGGCCAGGAAACCAAGGAGATGGTGGACCGCCTCGTGGATGACCTCGACTTCCGGCGCATCGCGGTATTCTACCAGGATGACAACTACGGGCTGGCGGGCCTGACGGGCGTCCGCAGCGCGATGGACGAGCGTGGCATGGCACTCGTCAGCGAGGCGCCATACATGCGGAACACGCGGGCCGTGAAGCGCGGTCTGCTCGACATCCAGGCCGGCAACCCGCAGGCCGTCATCATCATCGGCGCCTACATCCCCGTGGCGCACTTCATCCGGTGGGCGAGGAAGATCGGCCTCGACGCCCTGTTCGTGAACATCTCTTTCGTCGGCAGCTACGCCCTCCTCGACGAGCTGGGCCGCGCTGGAGACGGCGTCGTCGTGACGCAGGTCGTGCCCTTCCCCCGCGACCCGAGCGTCCCCGTGGTGGCGCGCTATCAGGCCGCGCTGCGGGCGGTCGATCCCGCCGCCCGGCCGGGCTTCGTATCGCTGGAGGGCTATCTGGCCGGACGGCTGGTCGTGGAGGCGCTGGCAGCCGGCGATCCGGACGTTCGGCCCAGCCGGGAGTCCTTCCTCCGCACGCTGGCGGAATCCGGGCCCATCGACCTCGGCGGGTTCACCGTCGAATACGGCGTGGAAGACAACCAGGGCTCGGACCTCGTGTTTCTGACCGTGATTCGGGAGGGCGAGTTCGTTCCCGTGACCCGGCTCTCCCGGTGA
- a CDS encoding ATP-binding protein translates to MKQSDERIHRAFEWALARLPGRIGARAREATGGRFGIGSQIVVGLGGGVLLTISAILLALLLMTIVERGQSEVTQEQIPSLLAGHRVTQHSEALLRASPQLLSAADPATLADVRAAVLLEQDSLQYWVGEVGGGTGMEADVAGLAEGLVANINEIYESVNNRMTYAARLAEMAATVEETGLRLQSVLEEAIDDQYFFMRTGLRQLTDVPAPGAQRQALDEIEQHDGLLNFKASQNQAITLIQQAFTETDAEQLLANQGRVETALRDVRATLPRIRPLLRETLADAVSVPSELYGGPAGIFQTRRRELEEVGLAEELLERNRQTTVELDMGVRALMDRVEDSAQEAASRSEFLVQLGFWFLLAVILFTIGAARIAWKTFGRSLIVRLNSLFATTRRMSEGDLEVKVEVEGNDEVTDMAHALEVFRKHALEVQRLNLVEKLAQEVQTKNEALEQTLDDLRRTQEQVITQEKLASLGALTAGVAHEIRNPLNFVNNFAVLSKELIDELKEELNEVAEGNAEMDREFIDEVLGDLDMNVSKVREHGGRADRIVEGMLAHSRDEAGAAETIDVNQLVDEYAKLAYHGLRGTDSSFNVTLDRDFDDEAGEVTGIARDLSRVFLNIVTNACHATAARKEAEEDADYSPTVALRTRGYEDHVIVSIRDNGTGIPDSIVRKIFEPFFTTKSGTQGTGLGLSISRDIVVGHGGELEVESEPGEFTEFRVKLLRESNISEVAAAVT, encoded by the coding sequence GTGAAACAGAGCGACGAGCGCATCCACCGCGCCTTCGAGTGGGCGCTGGCGCGGCTCCCCGGCCGGATCGGGGCGCGGGCACGGGAGGCGACGGGCGGCCGGTTCGGCATCGGCAGCCAGATCGTCGTCGGACTGGGCGGCGGCGTGCTCCTGACGATCAGCGCCATCCTCCTCGCGCTCCTCCTGATGACCATCGTCGAGCGCGGACAGAGCGAGGTCACGCAGGAACAGATCCCTTCGCTCCTCGCCGGCCACCGCGTGACCCAGCACAGCGAGGCGCTCCTGCGCGCATCCCCGCAGCTCCTGTCAGCCGCGGACCCCGCGACGCTGGCGGACGTCCGGGCCGCCGTCCTGCTGGAACAGGACAGCCTCCAGTACTGGGTCGGGGAGGTCGGCGGCGGAACGGGCATGGAAGCGGATGTCGCCGGTCTGGCCGAAGGCCTGGTGGCGAACATCAACGAGATCTACGAGTCGGTCAACAACCGGATGACCTACGCTGCCCGGCTCGCCGAGATGGCGGCGACCGTCGAGGAGACCGGACTCCGTCTCCAGTCGGTGCTCGAGGAGGCAATCGACGATCAGTATTTCTTCATGCGCACGGGGCTCCGCCAACTGACGGACGTGCCGGCGCCGGGTGCCCAGCGCCAGGCGCTCGACGAAATCGAGCAGCACGACGGCCTGCTGAACTTCAAGGCGTCGCAGAACCAGGCGATCACGCTCATCCAGCAGGCCTTCACCGAGACTGATGCGGAGCAGCTGCTCGCCAACCAGGGGCGCGTGGAGACCGCGCTTCGCGATGTGCGGGCGACGCTGCCCAGGATCCGTCCGCTCCTGAGGGAGACGCTGGCCGACGCGGTGAGCGTCCCCAGCGAGCTGTACGGAGGTCCCGCCGGCATCTTCCAGACCCGGCGGCGGGAACTGGAGGAGGTCGGTCTGGCCGAGGAACTGCTCGAGCGCAACCGGCAGACGACGGTCGAACTCGACATGGGCGTCCGGGCGCTCATGGATCGCGTCGAGGACAGCGCCCAGGAGGCGGCCAGTCGCTCCGAGTTCCTCGTGCAGCTGGGGTTCTGGTTCCTCCTCGCCGTGATCCTGTTCACGATCGGCGCGGCCCGCATCGCCTGGAAGACCTTCGGCCGGTCCCTCATCGTTCGACTGAACAGCCTGTTCGCGACCACGCGGCGCATGTCCGAGGGCGACCTCGAAGTGAAGGTGGAGGTCGAGGGGAACGACGAGGTGACCGACATGGCGCACGCGCTGGAAGTCTTCCGCAAGCACGCCCTCGAGGTGCAGCGGCTGAACCTGGTCGAGAAACTGGCGCAGGAAGTGCAGACGAAGAACGAGGCGCTGGAGCAGACGCTCGACGACCTCCGGCGTACGCAGGAACAGGTCATCACGCAGGAGAAGCTGGCCTCGCTCGGCGCCCTCACGGCGGGGGTCGCCCACGAGATCCGCAATCCGCTCAACTTCGTGAACAACTTCGCGGTTCTGTCGAAGGAACTGATCGACGAACTGAAGGAGGAGCTGAACGAGGTCGCGGAGGGGAACGCGGAGATGGACCGCGAGTTCATCGACGAGGTTCTCGGCGACCTGGACATGAACGTGTCCAAGGTTCGGGAACACGGAGGCCGGGCGGACCGCATCGTCGAGGGAATGCTGGCTCATTCGCGCGACGAGGCCGGCGCCGCGGAGACCATCGACGTCAACCAGCTGGTCGACGAGTACGCGAAGCTCGCCTACCACGGTTTGCGCGGCACGGACTCCTCCTTCAACGTGACGCTGGACCGCGATTTCGATGACGAAGCCGGCGAGGTCACCGGCATCGCCCGCGATTTGAGCCGGGTCTTCCTGAACATCGTGACCAACGCCTGTCACGCGACGGCCGCCCGCAAGGAGGCGGAGGAGGACGCCGACTATTCGCCCACCGTCGCACTCAGGACGAGGGGCTACGAAGACCACGTCATCGTGTCGATCCGGGATAACGGCACCGGTATTCCGGACTCCATCGTCCGGAAGATCTTCGAGCCGTTCTTCACGACGAAGTCGGGGACGCAGGGAACCGGGCTCGGACTGTCGATCTCCCGCGACATCGTCGTGGGCCACGGCGGCGAGCTCGAGGTGGAGAGCGAGCCGGGCGAGTTCACCGAGTTCCGGGTCAAGCTGCTCCGCGAGAGCAACATTTCCGAAGTGGCGGCGGCCGTGACATGA
- a CDS encoding amidohydrolase family protein, with protein sequence MRTKRYCRVILTAAGVFLLGAGSLLAQVGRPETTPRGDDEGDGPYDRLILRGVTIIDGTGAPPQGPVDIVIEGDRIVSVNTVGFPGLDINEDRRPDVEIEDDPGANVHEVDLSGHFVMPGFVDMHAHTGGLPKAPQPEYVYKLWMAHGITTSRGVGHGPMMWSLEEKAKAARNEIVAPRMYTYVRPGEAWGQGLVHSPETAREWVRWAAAQEVDGQKIDGLKLGSYDPPIMEALIDEARQHGLGTVAHLGQMGVGRMTALDAAEIGLDMMTHYYGLFESMLSDYSVQDWPLDYNYQNEQHRFGNVARLWDQVDGPGSESWNALQERFLELGFGIDPTMTIYEASRDVMAARNADWHEDYTLPSQWDFYQASRAAHGSYWFYWGTEEEVAWRNFYKVWMQFLNEFKNRGGRVTTGSDSGFIYKLYGFDYIREFELLREAGFHPVEVIRSATLHGAQELNDPKGLPPDFGMIRPGLKADFVVVEENPLQNLKVLYGNGAPKLNDETGETERVGGIKYTIKDGIIYDAKRMLADVREMVRAAKAQLATEDDD encoded by the coding sequence ATGAGAACGAAACGGTATTGCCGGGTCATCCTGACGGCGGCCGGGGTCTTCCTCCTCGGCGCGGGATCGCTGCTCGCGCAAGTCGGCCGCCCGGAAACGACGCCACGCGGGGACGACGAGGGCGACGGCCCCTACGACCGCCTGATTCTTCGCGGCGTCACGATCATCGATGGAACGGGCGCGCCGCCGCAGGGCCCCGTGGACATCGTCATCGAGGGCGACCGCATCGTCTCCGTCAACACCGTCGGCTTCCCGGGGCTCGACATCAACGAGGATCGCCGGCCCGATGTGGAAATCGAGGACGATCCGGGCGCGAACGTGCACGAGGTCGACCTCTCCGGGCACTTCGTCATGCCCGGCTTCGTCGACATGCACGCGCACACCGGCGGCCTCCCCAAGGCGCCGCAGCCCGAGTACGTCTACAAGCTCTGGATGGCGCACGGGATCACGACCTCCCGCGGCGTGGGTCACGGGCCGATGATGTGGTCGCTTGAGGAGAAAGCGAAGGCGGCGCGCAACGAGATCGTCGCCCCGCGCATGTACACCTACGTGCGGCCCGGCGAGGCCTGGGGCCAGGGGCTGGTGCACTCGCCCGAGACGGCGCGCGAATGGGTGCGCTGGGCGGCGGCTCAGGAAGTCGATGGACAGAAGATCGACGGGCTCAAGCTGGGTTCCTACGACCCGCCGATCATGGAGGCCCTCATCGACGAGGCGCGGCAACACGGGCTCGGCACCGTGGCCCACCTCGGCCAGATGGGCGTGGGGCGGATGACCGCGCTCGACGCGGCCGAGATCGGGCTCGACATGATGACCCACTACTACGGCCTGTTCGAGTCGATGCTGTCCGACTACAGCGTCCAGGACTGGCCGCTCGACTACAACTACCAGAACGAGCAGCACCGCTTCGGCAACGTGGCCCGGCTCTGGGACCAGGTCGATGGCCCCGGCTCCGAGAGCTGGAACGCGCTCCAGGAGCGCTTCCTCGAACTCGGGTTCGGGATCGATCCGACGATGACGATCTACGAGGCGAGCCGGGACGTGATGGCCGCCCGCAACGCGGACTGGCACGAGGACTACACGCTCCCCAGCCAGTGGGACTTCTACCAGGCGAGCCGCGCCGCGCACGGCTCCTACTGGTTCTACTGGGGCACGGAGGAAGAGGTCGCGTGGCGGAACTTCTACAAGGTGTGGATGCAGTTCCTCAACGAGTTCAAGAACCGCGGCGGCCGGGTGACGACGGGCTCGGACTCGGGCTTCATCTACAAGCTGTACGGCTTCGACTACATCCGGGAGTTCGAACTGCTGCGCGAGGCCGGTTTCCACCCGGTGGAGGTCATCCGCTCGGCCACTCTGCACGGGGCGCAGGAGTTGAACGATCCCAAGGGACTCCCGCCCGACTTCGGGATGATCCGCCCCGGACTCAAGGCCGATTTCGTCGTTGTCGAGGAGAACCCGCTTCAGAACCTGAAGGTCCTGTACGGAAACGGCGCGCCGAAGCTCAACGACGAGACCGGCGAGACGGAGCGCGTCGGCGGCATCAAGTACACGATCAAGGACGGCATCATCTACGACGCGAAGCGGATGCTGGCCGACGTGCGCGAGATGGTGCGGGCGGCGAAAGCCCAACTTGCGACGGAGGACGACGATTAA
- a CDS encoding DUF305 domain-containing protein has protein sequence MKFARGTGLLLVALAACRGDAGEAEGEVRTVQPGAPGEATRVLTVEEAASLDHVTHTEADVRFMQGMIPHHAQALEMAALIQERTEHEGLLLLGRRIEISQRDEIAWMTRWLERRGETAPMMGAGHAHGLGEGELMPGMLSHEEMAALAAARGSEFDRLFLEGMIKHHQGALMMVAELFDSPGGGQETEIFRFAADVDADQDMEILRMSDMLNAIP, from the coding sequence ATGAAGTTCGCGCGCGGGACCGGGCTCCTGCTCGTGGCGCTGGCCGCGTGCCGCGGCGACGCGGGCGAGGCGGAGGGGGAGGTGCGGACGGTCCAGCCCGGCGCCCCCGGCGAGGCCACGCGCGTCCTGACCGTGGAGGAAGCCGCCTCCCTCGATCACGTCACGCATACCGAGGCGGACGTGCGCTTCATGCAGGGGATGATCCCGCATCACGCCCAGGCGCTGGAGATGGCCGCGCTTATTCAGGAGCGGACGGAGCACGAGGGGCTGCTCCTGCTCGGGCGCCGGATCGAGATCTCCCAGCGCGATGAGATCGCGTGGATGACGCGCTGGCTCGAGCGCCGCGGGGAGACGGCTCCGATGATGGGGGCCGGACACGCGCACGGACTCGGCGAGGGCGAACTCATGCCGGGGATGCTGTCGCACGAGGAGATGGCCGCCCTCGCCGCGGCACGCGGCTCCGAGTTCGACCGGCTCTTCCTCGAAGGTATGATCAAGCATCATCAGGGCGCGCTTATGATGGTGGCGGAACTGTTCGACAGTCCTGGCGGAGGCCAGGAGACCGAGATCTTCCGGTTCGCGGCGGATGTGGACGCGGACCAGGACATGGAGATCCTGCGCATGAGCGACATGTTGAACGCGATTCCATGA